The following nucleotide sequence is from Mytilus edulis chromosome 13, xbMytEdul2.2, whole genome shotgun sequence.
ATCTTGATCGtgttttgttttgcaaataatattataaaaaagctTACAGGATGCCTGCATTGCACTTAAaactaaaatatgtttttctacTACATATTCAGATCCCAACTGTACTTATGCACATATGACGATGTTGTTATTTAATTGCTTTTACTTAATGAAATTTGGGATCAGAAATAAAAGAACAAACGACTGTTAAGAAAAACAACACTTTTAAGGAAAATTATCCATGTTTAATTGAAACAATACGCCAACTCCtaacttttaatttgtttaactATAATGTAAAATTTCAAGTTCAGACTCTTACCATGTAATAGAACAAATTGAATGTAGAATTATGATTTGCACGTTCTTTGACATTGtgataaattttcaacaaataggTAACAGTTGGGGTGTGTCTCCAAATGGAGGAGGTTGCATCGGATGTGGGGCACAGGAAGAGTTTTATGGTTGTTCAGACATTGCAATAGAAGACCCTAATGGATCAGTTATTCAAACTACACCAAAAGTGGCAGCCACTACAATTACCACATCAATTACAACGTCGCCTACAACAACTACGACGCCCATGCCAACAACAACAACCACGCCCACAACGACAACCCCGCCTACAACGACAACCACGCCTACAACAACAACCACGCCTACAACGACAACCACGCCTACAACGACAACCACGCCTGCAACGACAACCACGCCCACAACGACAACCACACCTACAACCACGCCTACAAAGACAACCACGCCTACAACAACAACGACAACGCCGTCTCCTACTACAACAACGTCTACAGCAACTACTACAATAGACCCAAATTCATACATTGGTAAAACCTGTGGACCAACTTTAGTATGGAAATATACACCCGGGATGACCTGGTGGTGTACGATAAATTGCAGAGGAGGTTATTGTCCGGCGACACATTGCGTGTGTACATAGAGATCTGATTGGACTAATTTCGAATCCATTTATTAATTCCCGGTACATGTTCCGTTCTACAGAATATACCTTATTGTGTTTAAGTGctattatttgttatttaattgttacgatttgtcatttaattttttacgataaaataacagaaataattttgcaattgatatttgaataaaaatccGTCCATCTTGATAGCATACATACAACATTTGTACTCAGCCATTTGATGTAATACTTTTATGTTGTTTGAAAATCGATAATAGAAAAATCGATAGCAGCATCTTTGCATAAAATAAGACAGAAAATACCACAAACTTTGCTAAATAGGTTGATTCGatctaaaaacaaaaatcataacaaacaaaCCTTAAAGTTTACATACTTCATGCAAAATGGATTAACAAGGAATTGtgtgtatacgtcaatgagacagaaaccactcgacaaaaatgataaaaatacacCCGAGAGTGCAGCTAACAAACAAGCGTATATTCGATACGCCAGCCGATAAATTAAACCGTTCCAGGCGAACGGAATTTATGAAGGGCTGTTTTCTTTATACATTGACTTACAACTGGAAGTTTTTATTAGACTGAGTACTCGTTTCAAAATATAGTAAAGCaaaacaaagttttataaagTATGGGTAGCTGCTGCATGCTCTTCAACACATACAATGAGTTGGGGAATGTATATACCATATGCAAGTGAAGTTGACATCATCAGtttatctgaatgtgaaattaaataatctggcttctttgatcttctgaCAAATTTCTGAAGTAACTCCAACTCgtatgaaaaaaaaccagagcgtcggcaaggagaggcgcacagttcgttcccataagAATTCCGACGATTTTCTACCTTCTAATTCGACAAATATAATGTCAATTCGATTTAACCTTGAAGAGAAGACAAAAACTACAATGTTAATTTAAAAGTGTAAAGAAAAAACACTTggatcaaaacaataaaataagatCAGAAAGtatatataaacaacaaataaaattgcAAACTTAAACAACGCCTCCGATCTTTTGTGttgaaatatgaattttgatgagtttgactttatttttgaaaatagaaGGGGAAAAAATAAAAGCAGCTAAACTACAGTTTAGTTAATGCTTTGCATTCCTTTGAAATATAAAAGTGTCTTACAGTTACTACAGACATTAAGTAGTAAATGAGCTTGTACTAACTGATTCAAGAAACCTGTTGCACTTTGGACTCTATTTGACAGCTATTgaaaaaaacttttcaattgtgtaatacaatattattaaatCTGATTGTTTAAAATTGTCAACGTCTTCTTTTTTGTGTCTGGGAAAgtaatgaaattatataaacaatatattcTGCACCATTGAATAGTGACGCCGACACGTCTGTAACATTGTGTTTTCAATACTCAGAGGAACTGAAAAATAGTAAAACGATAACAGCGTGTTGTTGCAAAGTAGGCTAACATGCATTTTCTTCACTTAAActtaaataatttcattaaattctAGTAATTATCGATGTCATcgttttttaaattattcaaaagtaAGTTCTTAAGAAAGAAAGGtggaaatatttatatatttattataaaggaATCGCAATTTTCATTACAAAGTTGATTTATCTCTTgcttaatcaaaatattttcgtattgacgtttgccattttttttatgaaacacaTTTAGACTATATCTTATTAAAAATCAGTCTTTCAGTTCAAAGTGAGGAAATTATGTAAAGGTAGATAAGCAAGGTGTTGTTTTTATCCGTCTATGTCATACGGAAAGAGACTTCGAAAATAGcaaatgagacacctctccaccagagatcaaataGCATAGACGTAAGCAACTATAGGTAATCGTACTGCCTTTAACATTTAGCAGAACCAAAATCGCGTAGTCATCCGTAAATATGGACAagtgtaaaacaaaacaattcaaacgaggtaACAAACGACCGGTTTTATATAGGATGCATCATTTAACAAGATCTACTCACCTTGCAATACCACCaattggaatattttttttctcttccagAAGGTCTATAAAGTATTCCCAACGGGGTTAAACCAATAACTAATAATCAATCATTCATTGCCCTGTGTTATCTAGTTTAAATGATTTATCGTCttagtggtctaagtagtttacTCACCAATAATCAAACATGCGCGCAATCAATATCATTCACTGGACAAATACATTAATGGCTTTATTACTACAGGGCAACAGATGCAGAGCTCACTTAAAAAGATCGTTTAGAGAACATACAGTATAacactctttcatcttgcaaaagtattaaaacatttgactttaaTTCACAGTACACGAGTAGTcccaaacaaaactttacgacaaaagagatgatttcagcttcccaactgtgaacattccatttctatgtagaaaCATTCCAGCAGTGCCTGAATACAGAGTatttatatctcccaattgatacgatattcccgggcttgtatttccaatCTTAATTTGCTTGATAGAGaattgctgcttacaaggaagctatctaacctagagttccaaatggtgaagttgaaataatgccttgtaaattttacggacgccatcacgagctgTTGACCGCTATAGaattaccgtttcacagatgatatcggatatgtcgcttagtctttagttttctataatgtgtgttgtgtactattatttgtctgtttgtctttttctttttttgccatggcgttgccagtttatttcTAATCTacgagtttaactgtccctcttgtatttttcgcccctcttttactgAAGCGCACTTTTCAAGAATAAAAATCTGCATtatatacatgaaaaaaatcaaacattaattAACCACAAGTAAACATCATGGAGAAAGGGGGGAAATATGCAATGAATAGTTATACTATATACATGAAACCACAGTTCTCAGATAAAAAGTGCCGTTCAAATATATTTCCATGGGTCTAATTATAAACTGATGTGATGTACTTAATGCAGGAGCCTGTTCGTCCGAGTACCTTATTTATAGGTCAAATGTCCATTTATCTGTAGATCTGTTGGTTGGGGAAGGTAACGAAAATTCTGATATCATGGTATTAAGATAGGGCCCGTCTTGAAAGACATTATTAGAAATATCAGATGTGTTTTTGTTCTGGTGCAAGAAAGACAACTCGAGTGTAGAATGATATTACACTGCTAACCACAAAGGCATTATCCAACAAGtctgaaatgtaaaataaaactgaATTTATGTCGATTATCGAGAAACTTCTGATTAAGTTATTAATCGTATTTAAGTTAAATGGCGTTATTAATGCGCCAATCATACTATAATTCGAACAGAAATCGACAATACTATTATTAAAAAAACGAAATACGATGGAAAGACACACGTTATCTacaaaaacacaatatataaaattaagaaatatgaaCTCTATCAAATCTGAGGAATGATCAGATATGCACTGGAAAGGTACGCAAGTTTTACTCCATATGTGACACCAGATTTGATGACGTCACAATCTAGTGAAAGCATCACTTTTTGTATCGGACAAATTTTATAATTGTAGAACCAATTGTTCTAGAAGGAATGCATTATGCAAATTATAACTGGTGCTACATTTATGTagcatatttttttgttaaattttatttattctcATTATTATAGAGGCCAGGTTTAAAATTGTAAACGCCTGACGCGTTTTTCGTCTTCAAATTActttatcagtgacgctcgacccttaaaaacaaaagttaaaaagtcgAAGTAAAGCAcaaaattaaagagcattgagaaccaaactTTCagatggtatatttttttttatctgttccTAGGGTAGAAAATCCTCATTCATGTCGAAAAATTCACATGTTTGTAAATAGATAAAATTAGaattataaccatatcaatgattattccggcgttttgcatttgcgccgatctgcatttcatttgcgccgattttttctttcatttgagccgattttttctttcatttgcgccgattttttttttcctttgcgccgatttttttacaggtaaattacaggtgaaaagatataagaagatgcggtatgagtgccaatgagacaactctctatcccagTCATGTTatagttgtttattctttagttttctatgttgttttatgtgtactattgtttgtctgtttgtccttttcattttagccatgacgttgtcagtttattgtcgatttatgagtttgactgtcactcttgaatctttcgtccctctttcatttaCCATTTATCAACCTCTTCCGTAAGCCATTTGTacaaatgttatgaattgtcaatcataacatgtatataactgttgtcctcTGCTCACTACGGGGAGGTGGAAGTAGGGTTTCGAGCAAgataaatcaatataaaagctatatatttacatactttaaaatcaacaagtaaaaacctaagataaaagcactCTGTTAATGCTAAAATGAAGATTTCAAATCCATTaaaacggaatacattcaaatcataaatctgttcttgtcGAGTGTgtataggcaacacatctaatatattcctaTAATTGTCGCTAACGGGGTCCATCTTTTCTTCGTCTGGCTTACGTACTGATGCGAGCATTTCTATTGAGTATGGCCtggattttcttgataaaatctgtaataacatataaGTTGGGGTGCAGCTGCTCAGAAATGAGGTGGATAGCGTTACAGtgtgcatatacatgtacttagtaTGTAGGCTAATAATGTAAgacatttgtcatcagaaggagCGTCAGACATATTGTCAAACGTGAAGCAGTTATTGATTTCATTTGGGGGAAGGAATAGTAACCCGAAAAAatgggatagccatttaccaatgaTGCTTAaaatttgtctttatactctgtgcTCAGCCCATGTACAAGTGttaacttacctgtaacttacctgtaaatccaattaggagaaaaaataaaatcggggcaaatgaaaaaattaaatcggcgcaaatgaaagaatgaaaattttcaaaatcggcgcaaatgtcatacgcccgaaATTTCATGTGAAGACGtggtgactactgggctggtgacaccATCGGAGAGGAGGAAACCTCCACCAGCATTGCCATCAATTAAGTACACATGTTAAATAAATCTATAAATGTAGAGTGTACCTAAAAATTCCTGTTAATCTCGCTCAAAATATTGATAGAAACTCTGCCTACAATTTGTAGTGTGACACCGTCACGACGTTTCGTTTATTTTATGTTCAACTTGTttgcaatatttctttttttttcaagtctGTGCTGTTtcttacaaaaacaaaactatttataaatgGTCTTGAACCTTTTTACTGAGAGTCGTGTTTTGAGGTCAGACTATTTACATGTACTAAGACAATGAATTTGTATTTGTCATAAGTCTAAACAAGAAATGTATTCCGCCTGGTCTTAACACGTTAGTTTTCAGTATTAGAAAAAGTTATTAGTAAACCAAAATCTTTGAATTCACTCGCAACTTTTTGTTGGGTTCGTTAATTTGGAGCAATCGTTATATTTTTGACAGTATGAGGATTGTTGTCTTATTGTTTTCTCTCTCTTTCTGTCATATGTATAGTGTCTACCTTTATCCTACAAAGCATGTTGATTGTTCCCgtagtatatttttttcttcttttctaaaaGATAATTTTCTTAAAAGTTGAACCTAGATCTTACAGAAAATATCTGTCGACCTTTTTTGGTTTTATCCTGTTTTTATTACCTTTGCTATTAATACAGAATGAGGCTTGTTGCGGGTTAAAGTATCCGAtgatgacttaaaaaaaaaaagatttatgaaatataagaaaaaatatttcatgatcGTTGGTAGCTGTCTTA
It contains:
- the LOC139502174 gene encoding uncharacterized protein isoform X1 — protein: MLIMISVKFFYLLCAVVLVDGHGRLWVPPSRSSMFRKGFPTPPNYNDNQLSCGGFSHQWSTNGGKCGLCGDPYDQQQPRQNEAGGKYATGIITAHYTVGQVIDITVDVTANHKGWFEFRLCPNNDVKKPATQDCLDKYLLQLADGSGTRDHIDTRVGYRTKQYILPTGLTCTQCVLQWKWHVGNSWGVSPNGGGCIGCGAQEEFYGCSDIAIEDPNGSVIQTTPKVAATTITTSITTSPTTTTTPMPTTTTTPTTTTPPTTTTTPTTTTTPTTTTTPTTTTTPATTTTPTTTTTPTTTPTKTTTPTTTTTTPSPTTTTSTATTTIDPNSYIGKTCGPTLVWKYTPGMTWWCTINCRGGYCPATHCVCT